The segment CACCGCGATGCTGGCGCCGCTGTCCGAGCGGCTGAAGTTCCTCGTCGCCTTCCGGCCGGGGATGACTTCGCCGACGCTCGCCGCCCAGATGGCCGCCACCTTCCAGAACCTCTCCGGCGGCCGGCTGCTGCTCAACGTGGTGACCGGGGGCGAGTCCCACGAGCAGCGCGCCTACGGCGACTTCCTCGACAAGGACGAGCGCTACGAGCGCTGCGACGAGTTCCTCGAGATCGTCCGGCGGCTCTGGACCGGCGACGAGGTCACCTTCGCCGGCCGCCACCTGCGGGTGGAGCAGGCGCGCCTGCAGCAGCTGCCCGACCCTGTCCCGGAGATCTACTTCGGCGGCTCGTCGCCCGCCGCCGGCCTCGTGTCCGCCAAGCACGCCGACGTCTACCTCACCTGGGGCGAGCCGCCGGCCGCCGTGGCGAAGAAGATCGCGTGGATCCGCGAGCTCGCCGAGAAGCAGGGCCGCGAGGTGCGCTTCGGCATCCGCATGCACACCATCAACCGAGACACCTCCGAGGAGGCGTGGGCCGAGGCCGACCGCCTGCTCGAGGGCATCGACGACGCCGAGATCCGCCGTGTGCAGGAGGGCCTGAAGAGGTCGGAGTCCGTCGGCCAGCAGAACATGCTCGCCCTCAACAACGGCTCGCGCGACGGCCTGGAGATCCACCCCAACGTCTGGGCCGGCGTCGGCCTGGTCCGCGGCGGGGCCGGCACCGCGCTCGTCGGCAGCCACGAGGAGGTGGCTGACCGGGTCGAGGAGTACGCCGCGCTCGGCATCGAGGAGTTCGTGCTCTCGGCCTACCCGCACCTCGAGGGCGCCTACCACTTCGGCGAGGGCGTGCTCCCGATCCTGGCGAAGCGCGGCCTGTGGACCAACCCGGCCCCGGTCGCCGCCAGCGCGTCCGTGCCCTTCGGCGGCCAGCGGGCCGCCTCGTGAACAACAGAGTCGCCGTCGTGGTCGGCAACCCCAAGCCACGCTCCCGCACGTACGAGTCCGCACTGATCCTCGCCGACCGGCTCGGTGGTGCCGACCTCGTGGTCGACCTCGCCGACCATGCCTCGGAGCTCTTCGACTGGGCTGCGCCACGCGTCACCGAGCTGGTCGAGGAGGTCGCCTCCAGCCTGGTCGTGGTCGTCGCCAGCCCGACCTACAAGGCGACCTACACCGGGCTGCTCAAGGCGTTCCTCGACCGCTTCCCCCACCAGGGGCTCGGCGGCGTGACCGCGATCCCGCTGATGCTCGGCGCGTCGCCGGTGCACTCGCTCGCCACCGAGCACGGGCTCCGCCCGCTCCTCGTCGAGCTGGGCGCGTCCGTGCCGACCCGCGGGCTCTACGTCCTCGACTCCGAGCACGACCGGCCCGAGACGTACGACGCGTGGTTCGCCACCGCTCAGCAGCTCCTGCCGACCCTGCCCGCTCCCGCCCCCTCCCTGGAGGTGTCGTCCGCATGACCGCACACGCCCACCCGCACCACGCGTCCGTCCCGGCCATCGACCAGCGCGCCCTGCGCGACGCCTTCGGCGCCTTCCCCTCCGGGGTCGTCGCCGTCGCGGCGTCGGTGAAGGGACAGCTGACCGGGATCGCCGCGTCGTCGTTCACCTCCGTGAGCATCGACCCGCCGCTCGTGTCGTTCTCCATCGCCACCTCGAGCTCCACCTGGCCGCTGCTGCGTGAGGCCGAGCACCTCGGCATCAGCGTGCTGGCCGACCACCACGACGCGGTGTGCCGGCAGCTGGCCGGCCCGCGCGAGGAGCGCTTCGACGGCCTGCCGTTCAAGGTCACCGGCAACGGGGCGGTGCTGCTCGACGAGGCCGTCGCGACCTACGACTGCTCCCTGCACGAGGAGGTCGTCGCCGGCGACCACGTCATCGTGCTGCTCGAGGTGCACGACGTCGGCGGGGGAGACGGCGAGCACCCTCTCGTGTTCCACCGCTCGGCCTTCGCCAAGCTGCACCGCGACGACCTCGACCCCGCCCGCCTCGACGGCCGGATCAACGGCGCCGAGGTCGACCGGGGCACCCGCGAGTCCGACTCCGCCACCGCGTCACGCGACGACGCGGAGGACGCCGCATGATGAACACCCCACGACCTTCTTCGCCTCCCCCGCTCCGCTCCTCCGCCGAACAACGCCGCGGGGACCCCAAGAACAAGGGCAAGCACACCGGCGTGGCCGCCGACGTACCCCCGTCCCCGCGCCGCGTCGCACTGGCCTCGGCCGTCGGCGCCACGATCGAGTGGTACGACTTCTTCCTCTACGGCACCGCCGCCGCAGTGGTCTTCGACAAGCTCTACTTCAACGGCCTGGACGGACCGGCCGCGCAGTTCGCGGCCTTCGCGACCTTCGCCGTCGGGTTCTTCGCCCGACCGATCGGCGGCCTGATCTTCGGCCACTACGGCGACCGCATCGGGCGCAAGCAGATGCTCCTGCTGACCCTGGTCATCATGGGCGTCGGCACCGCGCTGATCGGCATGCTGCCGACCTACGACCAGATCGGCGTCTGGGCGCCGATCGCCCTGGTGCTGCTGCGGGTGCTGCAGGGCATCGGCGTGGGCGGTGAGTACGGCGGCGCGGTGCTGCTCGCCGTGGAGTACGCCCCTGCCGAGCGCCGAGGCTTCTACGGCAGCTTCGCCCACATCGGCGTGCCCGGCGGGCTCGTCCTGGCCGCCGGCGCCTTCTCCCTGGCCGGGATGCTGCCCGAGGAGGCCTTCCTCGCCTGGGGCTGGCGCGCCTGCTTCCTGGTGAGCATCGCGCTGCTCGGCATCGGCGCCTACATCCGACTTTCCGTCATGGAGACCCCGGAGTTCGCCAAGGTCCAGGAGCGCAAGGAGATCTCGCGACTCCCGCTGCGCGACCTGCTGCGTGAGCAGCCCCGGCCGCTGCTGCTCGGCATGGGCACGCGCTACATCGAGGGCTTCACCTTCAACCTCTTCTCGGTCTACCTGCTCGCCTACGTGGCGACCAACCTCGAGCTGCCGCGCAGCTGGGCCCTGGACGCGATCCTGGTCGGGGCGGCGCTCGGGGTCGTGCTGGTGCCGATCGCCGGAGCGCTGAGCGACCGGGTGGGGCGCAAGCCGGTCTACCGGGTGGGGGCCTGGATCGGCCTGCTGTTCGCCTTCCCGGCGGCCTTCCTCGTGCAGACCGAGAACCGCTGGGCCATCTCGCTCGTCTTCGTCGTCGGCCTCGGCGTCATCTACGGGACGGTCTACGGGCCGCTCGCTGCCTTCTGGTCCGAGCTGTTCGACACCCGGTACCGCTACACCGCCCTCAGCACGCTCTACCAGGTCTCCGGCATCCTCGCGTCCGGGCTGACGCCGCTCATCGCGGCGTGGTTGGTCACCCGCGGTGACGGGACCCTGTGGTGGGTCGCGACCTACAACGTGGCGGTCGCCGTGATCTCGCTGACCTGCGCGCGGTTCCTGCCCGAGACCCGCGGCCGTGGACTCGACAGCGCCGATCCGACGCTGGAGCCCGTCCCCGAGGGCGTCCCGGCCTGAGGGTGCACACTGACTGACGCGTAGACACGCGGACAGAACCCTCGGCCGGACTCCCGTCCCACGCCTGGCGCCGCAGGCGTGGGACGGGTCGTGTCCGCGCGTCTACGCGGCGGGCGTTCGCGACGCGGCGGTCCGGCGACGGCGTACGACGAGCCAGACCGGCAGCCCGAACACTGCGGCCACCGCGGCGAAGGGCAGCAGCGCGCCGACCATCGTGGTCACGATGGTGAACAGCGTCCCCATGGCCTTCGAGCCGCCGTCGAGCCCGGCGAGGAATCCCGTCGGCCGCTCCTCCTCGGGCTCGTCCTCGACGACCTGGTGGGTGGTGATGTCGACCGTGATGGTCGACAGCGAGGTCTGGTCGGCCAGCCACGACTGCTGGGACTTCAGCGAGTCCAGCTCGGCCTGCCGGCCGGTGAGCTGCGACTCGATCCAGATGACGTCCTTGAGGTCGCGGGCGTCGGCGAGCAACAGCTCGACGCGTCGCAGGCTGGCCTCCTGTGCGCGGACGCGGGCGCCGTTGTCGATGACCTGGGTGGTGACGTCGTCGGAGCCGCGGTCGGACGAGCGCAGCACTCCGACCTGCTCCAGCGCGGACATCGTCTCGCCGAACTTCCGGCTCGGCACCCGCACCACCATCCGCACGTAGGAGGTGTCACCCTCGGCGTCGGTCTCGGTGGTCTCGTCGGTGATCTCGCCGCCCTGCGCGTCGACGACGCGCTGCACGTCCTGGCGAGTCGCCCGGACGTCCTCGCCGGCGAGCGAGACGGTGCCGCTCGAGATGACCGAGCGCTGCAGCTCGGGGGTGGTCGGGCCGTCCTGCCCGCTCGAGGCTTCGGACGACCCACCCGTGGAGTCGTCCGACGAGCCGCCGGCGTCCGACTGCGTAGCGGACCGTCCGGCGCCACTCTCCGATGAGCTCCCGGACGAGCTCCCGGCCGTGTCGCTGGACGTCTCGCTCGAGACGTCCCCGGAGACGGCGTCGCTGCCGCTGTCGTCGGCGGAGCAGGCGGCCAGCAGGGCCGTCATGGTGAGGGCGGTGAGGAGTCCCGCGGTGCGGGAGCGGGTCGCGGTGAGGGTCATGGCCGTCCGACGCCGCCGCCGCGCGGGCCGGTTCCGGCCGTGACTGAACTGTGACGCGTC is part of the Nocardioides cavernae genome and harbors:
- a CDS encoding LLM class flavin-dependent oxidoreductase → MKFHWFLPTNGGDGRQVVSGGHGVSHGAGGRPASVPYLGQIARSAEQLGFEAALTPTGAWCEDAWLTTAMLAPLSERLKFLVAFRPGMTSPTLAAQMAATFQNLSGGRLLLNVVTGGESHEQRAYGDFLDKDERYERCDEFLEIVRRLWTGDEVTFAGRHLRVEQARLQQLPDPVPEIYFGGSSPAAGLVSAKHADVYLTWGEPPAAVAKKIAWIRELAEKQGREVRFGIRMHTINRDTSEEAWAEADRLLEGIDDAEIRRVQEGLKRSESVGQQNMLALNNGSRDGLEIHPNVWAGVGLVRGGAGTALVGSHEEVADRVEEYAALGIEEFVLSAYPHLEGAYHFGEGVLPILAKRGLWTNPAPVAASASVPFGGQRAAS
- a CDS encoding NADPH-dependent FMN reductase, translated to MNNRVAVVVGNPKPRSRTYESALILADRLGGADLVVDLADHASELFDWAAPRVTELVEEVASSLVVVVASPTYKATYTGLLKAFLDRFPHQGLGGVTAIPLMLGASPVHSLATEHGLRPLLVELGASVPTRGLYVLDSEHDRPETYDAWFATAQQLLPTLPAPAPSLEVSSA
- a CDS encoding flavin reductase family protein — encoded protein: MTAHAHPHHASVPAIDQRALRDAFGAFPSGVVAVAASVKGQLTGIAASSFTSVSIDPPLVSFSIATSSSTWPLLREAEHLGISVLADHHDAVCRQLAGPREERFDGLPFKVTGNGAVLLDEAVATYDCSLHEEVVAGDHVIVLLEVHDVGGGDGEHPLVFHRSAFAKLHRDDLDPARLDGRINGAEVDRGTRESDSATASRDDAEDAA
- a CDS encoding MFS transporter, which codes for MMNTPRPSSPPPLRSSAEQRRGDPKNKGKHTGVAADVPPSPRRVALASAVGATIEWYDFFLYGTAAAVVFDKLYFNGLDGPAAQFAAFATFAVGFFARPIGGLIFGHYGDRIGRKQMLLLTLVIMGVGTALIGMLPTYDQIGVWAPIALVLLRVLQGIGVGGEYGGAVLLAVEYAPAERRGFYGSFAHIGVPGGLVLAAGAFSLAGMLPEEAFLAWGWRACFLVSIALLGIGAYIRLSVMETPEFAKVQERKEISRLPLRDLLREQPRPLLLGMGTRYIEGFTFNLFSVYLLAYVATNLELPRSWALDAILVGAALGVVLVPIAGALSDRVGRKPVYRVGAWIGLLFAFPAAFLVQTENRWAISLVFVVGLGVIYGTVYGPLAAFWSELFDTRYRYTALSTLYQVSGILASGLTPLIAAWLVTRGDGTLWWVATYNVAVAVISLTCARFLPETRGRGLDSADPTLEPVPEGVPA
- a CDS encoding DUF4349 domain-containing protein, with protein sequence MTLTATRSRTAGLLTALTMTALLAACSADDSGSDAVSGDVSSETSSDTAGSSSGSSSESGAGRSATQSDAGGSSDDSTGGSSEASSGQDGPTTPELQRSVISSGTVSLAGEDVRATRQDVQRVVDAQGGEITDETTETDAEGDTSYVRMVVRVPSRKFGETMSALEQVGVLRSSDRGSDDVTTQVIDNGARVRAQEASLRRVELLLADARDLKDVIWIESQLTGRQAELDSLKSQQSWLADQTSLSTITVDITTHQVVEDEPEEERPTGFLAGLDGGSKAMGTLFTIVTTMVGALLPFAAVAAVFGLPVWLVVRRRRTAASRTPAA